In the Diachasmimorpha longicaudata isolate KC_UGA_2023 chromosome 1, iyDiaLong2, whole genome shotgun sequence genome, one interval contains:
- the LOC135162269 gene encoding G protein alpha q subunit isoform X4, which translates to MACCLSEEAKEQKRINQEIERQLRRDKRDARRELKLLLLGTGESGKSTFIKQMRIIHGSGYSDEDKKGFIKLVYQNIFMAMQSMIRAMDLLKIQYGDSSNAEKAELVRSIDFETVTTFESPYVEAIKDLWADAGIQECYDRRREYQLTDSAKYYLMEIDRVAAPNYLPTEQDILRVRVPTTGIIEYPFDLEEIRFRMVDVGGQRSERRKWIHCFENVTSIIFLVALSEYDQILFESENENRMEESKALFKTIITYPWFQHSSVILFLNKKDLLEEKIMYSHLVDYFPEYDGPKQDPVPAREYILKVYLSSNPDPDRQCYSHFTTATDTENIKLVFCAVKDTIMQNALKEFNLA; encoded by the exons ATGGCGTGCTGCTTGTCGGAAGAGGCTAAGGAACAGAAGCGTATTAATCAGGAGATAGAGCGGCAACTTCGGAGGGACAAGCGAGATGCCAGACGGGAGCTTAAACTACTGCTTCTGG GTACTGGTGAATCGGGAAAATCTACGTTTATCAAACAGATGAGAATTATCCACGGATCTGGATATTCGGACGAGGACAAGAAGGGATTTATCAAGCTCGTTTACCAAAATATATTCATGGCGATGCAGTCTATGATACGGGCGATGGATCttctaaaaattcaatatggaGATTCCTCGAATGCA GAAAAAGCGGAATTGGTGAGGAGTATAGACTTCGAAACGGTAACAACGTTTGAAAGTCCATACGTAGAAGCCATTAAGGATTTGTGGGCAGATGCTGGTATTCAAGAGTGTTACGATCGTCGACGAGAATACCAACTGACGGATTCAGCCAAATA CTACCTTATGGAGATAGATCGAGTGGCAGCACCAAACTACCTCCCCACAGAACAAGACATTCTTCGTGTGAGAGTTCCCACAACTGGTAtaattgaatatccatttGACTTGGAAGAAATACGGTTTAG GATGGTGGACGTCGGCGGACAGAGATCTGAGAGAAGAAAATGGATTCATTGTTTCGAAAATGTCACTTCCATCATATTTTTAGTAGCTTTAAGTGAATATGATCAAATTTTATTCGAATCTGAGAACGAA AACCGAATGGAGGAGAGTAAGGCGCTATTCAAAACGATCATAACATATCCCTGGTTCCAGCACTCCTCCGTTATTCTGTTTTTAAATAAGAAGGATTTGCTGGAGGAGAAGATCATGTACTCTCATCTCGTCGATTATTTTCCAGAATATGACG GTCCAAAGCAAGACCCTGTTCCAGCACGAGAATACATCTTGAAggtttatttatcctcaaaTCCTGATCCAGACCGACAATGTTACTCTCATTTCACCACTGCAACAG ATACTGAGAATATTAAGCTCGTATTCTGCGCTGTCAAAGATACAATAATGCAGAATGCTCTCAAGGAATTTAATCTCGCTTGA
- the LOC135162269 gene encoding guanine nucleotide-binding protein G(q) subunit alpha isoform X7, producing the protein MACCLSEEAKEQKRINQEIERQLRRDKRDARRELKLLLLGTGESGKSTFIKQMRIIHGSGYSDEDKKGFIKLVYQNIFMAMQSMIRAMDLLKIQYGDSSNAEKAELVRSIDFETVTTFESPYVEAIKDLWADAGIQECYDRRREYQLTDSAKYYLMEIDRVAAPNYLPTEQDILRVRVPTTGIIEYPFDLEEIRFSYISDLDRIEKPDYLPTEQDILRARAPTTGIIEYPFDLDSIIFRMVDVGGQRSERRKWIHCFENVTSIIFLVALSEYDQILFESENENRMEESKALFKTIITYPWFQHSSVILFLNKKDLLEEKIMYSHLVDYFPEYDGPQREATAAREFILRMFVDLNPDSEKIIYSHFTCATDTENIRFVFAAVKDTILQSNLKEYNLV; encoded by the exons ATGGCGTGCTGCTTGTCGGAAGAGGCTAAGGAACAGAAGCGTATTAATCAGGAGATAGAGCGGCAACTTCGGAGGGACAAGCGAGATGCCAGACGGGAGCTTAAACTACTGCTTCTGG GTACTGGTGAATCGGGAAAATCTACGTTTATCAAACAGATGAGAATTATCCACGGATCTGGATATTCGGACGAGGACAAGAAGGGATTTATCAAGCTCGTTTACCAAAATATATTCATGGCGATGCAGTCTATGATACGGGCGATGGATCttctaaaaattcaatatggaGATTCCTCGAATGCA GAAAAAGCGGAATTGGTGAGGAGTATAGACTTCGAAACGGTAACAACGTTTGAAAGTCCATACGTAGAAGCCATTAAGGATTTGTGGGCAGATGCTGGTATTCAAGAGTGTTACGATCGTCGACGAGAATACCAACTGACGGATTCAGCCAAATA CTACCTTATGGAGATAGATCGAGTGGCAGCACCAAACTACCTCCCCACAGAACAAGACATTCTTCGTGTGAGAGTTCCCACAACTGGTAtaattgaatatccatttGACTTGGAAGAAATACGGTTTAG TTATATTAGCGACCTAGACCGTATCGAAAAACCAGATTATCTTCCCACTGAgcaagacattcttcgggctcGAGCTCCTACAACAGGAATTATTGAATATCCCTTCGATCTGGACTCCATCATATTTAG GATGGTGGACGTCGGCGGACAGAGATCTGAGAGAAGAAAATGGATTCATTGTTTCGAAAATGTCACTTCCATCATATTTTTAGTAGCTTTAAGTGAATATGATCAAATTTTATTCGAATCTGAGAACGAA AACCGAATGGAGGAGAGTAAGGCGCTATTCAAAACGATCATAACATATCCCTGGTTCCAGCACTCCTCCGTTATTCTGTTTTTAAATAAGAAGGATTTGCTGGAGGAGAAGATCATGTACTCTCATCTCGTCGATTATTTTCCAGAATATGACG GCCCACAGAGAGAGGCCACAGCTGCTAGAGAATTCATATTAAGGATGTTTGTCGACTTGAATCCCGATagcgagaaaattatttattctcactTCACGTGCGCTACAG ATACCGAGAACATTAGATTTGTATTTGCGGCGGTTAAGGACACAATTCTCCAGTCAAACTTGAAAGAATACAATTTGGTGTAG
- the LOC135162269 gene encoding guanine nucleotide-binding protein G(q) subunit alpha isoform X2, with translation MACCLSEEAKEQKRINQEIERQLRRDKRDARRELKLLLLGTGESGKSTFIKQMRIIHGSGYSDEDKKGFIKLVYQNIFMAMQSMIRAMDLLKIQYGDSSNAEKAELVRSIDFETVTTFESPYVEAIKDLWADAGIQECYDRRREYQLTDSAKYYLMEIDRVAAPNYLPTEQDILRVRVPTTGIIEYPFDLEEIRFRMVDVGGQRSERRKWIHCFENVTSIIFLVALSEYDQILFESENENRMEESKALFKTIITYPWFQHSSVILFLNKKDLLEEKIMYSHLVDYFPEYDGPQREATAAREFILRMFVDLNPDSEKIIYSHFTCATDTENIRFVFAAVKDTILQSNLKEYNLV, from the exons ATGGCGTGCTGCTTGTCGGAAGAGGCTAAGGAACAGAAGCGTATTAATCAGGAGATAGAGCGGCAACTTCGGAGGGACAAGCGAGATGCCAGACGGGAGCTTAAACTACTGCTTCTGG GTACTGGTGAATCGGGAAAATCTACGTTTATCAAACAGATGAGAATTATCCACGGATCTGGATATTCGGACGAGGACAAGAAGGGATTTATCAAGCTCGTTTACCAAAATATATTCATGGCGATGCAGTCTATGATACGGGCGATGGATCttctaaaaattcaatatggaGATTCCTCGAATGCA GAAAAAGCGGAATTGGTGAGGAGTATAGACTTCGAAACGGTAACAACGTTTGAAAGTCCATACGTAGAAGCCATTAAGGATTTGTGGGCAGATGCTGGTATTCAAGAGTGTTACGATCGTCGACGAGAATACCAACTGACGGATTCAGCCAAATA CTACCTTATGGAGATAGATCGAGTGGCAGCACCAAACTACCTCCCCACAGAACAAGACATTCTTCGTGTGAGAGTTCCCACAACTGGTAtaattgaatatccatttGACTTGGAAGAAATACGGTTTAG GATGGTGGACGTCGGCGGACAGAGATCTGAGAGAAGAAAATGGATTCATTGTTTCGAAAATGTCACTTCCATCATATTTTTAGTAGCTTTAAGTGAATATGATCAAATTTTATTCGAATCTGAGAACGAA AACCGAATGGAGGAGAGTAAGGCGCTATTCAAAACGATCATAACATATCCCTGGTTCCAGCACTCCTCCGTTATTCTGTTTTTAAATAAGAAGGATTTGCTGGAGGAGAAGATCATGTACTCTCATCTCGTCGATTATTTTCCAGAATATGACG GCCCACAGAGAGAGGCCACAGCTGCTAGAGAATTCATATTAAGGATGTTTGTCGACTTGAATCCCGATagcgagaaaattatttattctcactTCACGTGCGCTACAG ATACCGAGAACATTAGATTTGTATTTGCGGCGGTTAAGGACACAATTCTCCAGTCAAACTTGAAAGAATACAATTTGGTGTAG
- the LOC135162269 gene encoding guanine nucleotide-binding protein G(q) subunit alpha isoform X5, which produces MACCLSEEAKEQKRINQEIERQLRRDKRDARRELKLLLLGTGESGKSTFIKQMRIIHGSGYSDEDKKGFIKLVYQNIFMAMQSMIRAMDLLKIQYGDSSNAEKAELVRSIDFETVTTFESPYVEAIKDLWADAGIQECYDRRREYQLTDSAKYYISDLDRIEKPDYLPTEQDILRARAPTTGIIEYPFDLDSIIFRMVDVGGQRSERRKWIHCFENVTSIIFLVALSEYDQILFESENENRMEESKALFKTIITYPWFQHSSVILFLNKKDLLEEKIMYSHLVDYFPEYDGPQREATAAREFILRMFVDLNPDSEKIIYSHFTCATAIVSLGY; this is translated from the exons ATGGCGTGCTGCTTGTCGGAAGAGGCTAAGGAACAGAAGCGTATTAATCAGGAGATAGAGCGGCAACTTCGGAGGGACAAGCGAGATGCCAGACGGGAGCTTAAACTACTGCTTCTGG GTACTGGTGAATCGGGAAAATCTACGTTTATCAAACAGATGAGAATTATCCACGGATCTGGATATTCGGACGAGGACAAGAAGGGATTTATCAAGCTCGTTTACCAAAATATATTCATGGCGATGCAGTCTATGATACGGGCGATGGATCttctaaaaattcaatatggaGATTCCTCGAATGCA GAAAAAGCGGAATTGGTGAGGAGTATAGACTTCGAAACGGTAACAACGTTTGAAAGTCCATACGTAGAAGCCATTAAGGATTTGTGGGCAGATGCTGGTATTCAAGAGTGTTACGATCGTCGACGAGAATACCAACTGACGGATTCAGCCAAATA TTATATTAGCGACCTAGACCGTATCGAAAAACCAGATTATCTTCCCACTGAgcaagacattcttcgggctcGAGCTCCTACAACAGGAATTATTGAATATCCCTTCGATCTGGACTCCATCATATTTAG GATGGTGGACGTCGGCGGACAGAGATCTGAGAGAAGAAAATGGATTCATTGTTTCGAAAATGTCACTTCCATCATATTTTTAGTAGCTTTAAGTGAATATGATCAAATTTTATTCGAATCTGAGAACGAA AACCGAATGGAGGAGAGTAAGGCGCTATTCAAAACGATCATAACATATCCCTGGTTCCAGCACTCCTCCGTTATTCTGTTTTTAAATAAGAAGGATTTGCTGGAGGAGAAGATCATGTACTCTCATCTCGTCGATTATTTTCCAGAATATGACG GCCCACAGAGAGAGGCCACAGCTGCTAGAGAATTCATATTAAGGATGTTTGTCGACTTGAATCCCGATagcgagaaaattatttattctcactTCACGTGCGCTACAG CGATTGTTTCGTTAGG ATACTGA
- the LOC135162269 gene encoding guanine nucleotide-binding protein G(q) subunit alpha isoform X1, with the protein MACCLSEEAKEQKRINQEIERQLRRDKRDARRELKLLLLGTGESGKSTFIKQMRIIHGSGYSDEDKKGFIKLVYQNIFMAMQSMIRAMDLLKIQYGDSSNAEKAELVRSIDFETVTTFESPYVEAIKDLWADAGIQECYDRRREYQLTDSAKYYISDLDRIEKPDYLPTEQDILRARAPTTGIIEYPFDLDSIIFRMVDVGGQRSERRKWIHCFENVTSIIFLVALSEYDQILFESENENRMEESKALFKTIITYPWFQHSSVILFLNKKDLLEEKIMYSHLVDYFPEYDGPQREATAAREFILRMFVDLNPDSEKIIYSHFTCATDTENIRFVFAAVKDTILQSNLKEYNLV; encoded by the exons ATGGCGTGCTGCTTGTCGGAAGAGGCTAAGGAACAGAAGCGTATTAATCAGGAGATAGAGCGGCAACTTCGGAGGGACAAGCGAGATGCCAGACGGGAGCTTAAACTACTGCTTCTGG GTACTGGTGAATCGGGAAAATCTACGTTTATCAAACAGATGAGAATTATCCACGGATCTGGATATTCGGACGAGGACAAGAAGGGATTTATCAAGCTCGTTTACCAAAATATATTCATGGCGATGCAGTCTATGATACGGGCGATGGATCttctaaaaattcaatatggaGATTCCTCGAATGCA GAAAAAGCGGAATTGGTGAGGAGTATAGACTTCGAAACGGTAACAACGTTTGAAAGTCCATACGTAGAAGCCATTAAGGATTTGTGGGCAGATGCTGGTATTCAAGAGTGTTACGATCGTCGACGAGAATACCAACTGACGGATTCAGCCAAATA TTATATTAGCGACCTAGACCGTATCGAAAAACCAGATTATCTTCCCACTGAgcaagacattcttcgggctcGAGCTCCTACAACAGGAATTATTGAATATCCCTTCGATCTGGACTCCATCATATTTAG GATGGTGGACGTCGGCGGACAGAGATCTGAGAGAAGAAAATGGATTCATTGTTTCGAAAATGTCACTTCCATCATATTTTTAGTAGCTTTAAGTGAATATGATCAAATTTTATTCGAATCTGAGAACGAA AACCGAATGGAGGAGAGTAAGGCGCTATTCAAAACGATCATAACATATCCCTGGTTCCAGCACTCCTCCGTTATTCTGTTTTTAAATAAGAAGGATTTGCTGGAGGAGAAGATCATGTACTCTCATCTCGTCGATTATTTTCCAGAATATGACG GCCCACAGAGAGAGGCCACAGCTGCTAGAGAATTCATATTAAGGATGTTTGTCGACTTGAATCCCGATagcgagaaaattatttattctcactTCACGTGCGCTACAG ATACCGAGAACATTAGATTTGTATTTGCGGCGGTTAAGGACACAATTCTCCAGTCAAACTTGAAAGAATACAATTTGGTGTAG
- the LOC135162269 gene encoding G protein alpha q subunit isoform X3 translates to MACCLSEEAKEQKRINQEIERQLRRDKRDARRELKLLLLGTGESGKSTFIKQMRIIHGSGYSDEDKKGFIKLVYQNIFMAMQSMIRAMDLLKIQYGDSSNAEKAELVRSIDFETVTTFESPYVEAIKDLWADAGIQECYDRRREYQLTDSAKYYISDLDRIEKPDYLPTEQDILRARAPTTGIIEYPFDLDSIIFRMVDVGGQRSERRKWIHCFENVTSIIFLVALSEYDQILFESENENRMEESKALFKTIITYPWFQHSSVILFLNKKDLLEEKIMYSHLVDYFPEYDGPKQDPVPAREYILKVYLSSNPDPDRQCYSHFTTATDTENIKLVFCAVKDTIMQNALKEFNLA, encoded by the exons ATGGCGTGCTGCTTGTCGGAAGAGGCTAAGGAACAGAAGCGTATTAATCAGGAGATAGAGCGGCAACTTCGGAGGGACAAGCGAGATGCCAGACGGGAGCTTAAACTACTGCTTCTGG GTACTGGTGAATCGGGAAAATCTACGTTTATCAAACAGATGAGAATTATCCACGGATCTGGATATTCGGACGAGGACAAGAAGGGATTTATCAAGCTCGTTTACCAAAATATATTCATGGCGATGCAGTCTATGATACGGGCGATGGATCttctaaaaattcaatatggaGATTCCTCGAATGCA GAAAAAGCGGAATTGGTGAGGAGTATAGACTTCGAAACGGTAACAACGTTTGAAAGTCCATACGTAGAAGCCATTAAGGATTTGTGGGCAGATGCTGGTATTCAAGAGTGTTACGATCGTCGACGAGAATACCAACTGACGGATTCAGCCAAATA TTATATTAGCGACCTAGACCGTATCGAAAAACCAGATTATCTTCCCACTGAgcaagacattcttcgggctcGAGCTCCTACAACAGGAATTATTGAATATCCCTTCGATCTGGACTCCATCATATTTAG GATGGTGGACGTCGGCGGACAGAGATCTGAGAGAAGAAAATGGATTCATTGTTTCGAAAATGTCACTTCCATCATATTTTTAGTAGCTTTAAGTGAATATGATCAAATTTTATTCGAATCTGAGAACGAA AACCGAATGGAGGAGAGTAAGGCGCTATTCAAAACGATCATAACATATCCCTGGTTCCAGCACTCCTCCGTTATTCTGTTTTTAAATAAGAAGGATTTGCTGGAGGAGAAGATCATGTACTCTCATCTCGTCGATTATTTTCCAGAATATGACG GTCCAAAGCAAGACCCTGTTCCAGCACGAGAATACATCTTGAAggtttatttatcctcaaaTCCTGATCCAGACCGACAATGTTACTCTCATTTCACCACTGCAACAG ATACTGAGAATATTAAGCTCGTATTCTGCGCTGTCAAAGATACAATAATGCAGAATGCTCTCAAGGAATTTAATCTCGCTTGA
- the LOC135162269 gene encoding guanine nucleotide-binding protein G(q) subunit alpha isoform X6, producing the protein MACCLSEEAKEQKRINQEIERQLRRDKRDARRELKLLLLGTGESGKSTFIKQMRIIHGSGYSDEDKKGFIKLVYQNIFMAMQSMIRAMDLLKIQYGDSSNAEKAELVRSIDFETVTTFESPYVEAIKDLWADAGIQECYDRRREYQLTDSAKYYISDLDRIEKPDYLPTEQDILRARAPTTGIIEYPFDLDSIIFRMVDVGGQRSERRKWIHCFENVTSIIFLVALSEYDQILFESENENRMEESKALFKTIITYPWFQHSSVILFLNKKDLLEEKIMYSHLVDYFPEYDDTENIRFVFAAVKDTILQSNLKEYNLV; encoded by the exons ATGGCGTGCTGCTTGTCGGAAGAGGCTAAGGAACAGAAGCGTATTAATCAGGAGATAGAGCGGCAACTTCGGAGGGACAAGCGAGATGCCAGACGGGAGCTTAAACTACTGCTTCTGG GTACTGGTGAATCGGGAAAATCTACGTTTATCAAACAGATGAGAATTATCCACGGATCTGGATATTCGGACGAGGACAAGAAGGGATTTATCAAGCTCGTTTACCAAAATATATTCATGGCGATGCAGTCTATGATACGGGCGATGGATCttctaaaaattcaatatggaGATTCCTCGAATGCA GAAAAAGCGGAATTGGTGAGGAGTATAGACTTCGAAACGGTAACAACGTTTGAAAGTCCATACGTAGAAGCCATTAAGGATTTGTGGGCAGATGCTGGTATTCAAGAGTGTTACGATCGTCGACGAGAATACCAACTGACGGATTCAGCCAAATA TTATATTAGCGACCTAGACCGTATCGAAAAACCAGATTATCTTCCCACTGAgcaagacattcttcgggctcGAGCTCCTACAACAGGAATTATTGAATATCCCTTCGATCTGGACTCCATCATATTTAG GATGGTGGACGTCGGCGGACAGAGATCTGAGAGAAGAAAATGGATTCATTGTTTCGAAAATGTCACTTCCATCATATTTTTAGTAGCTTTAAGTGAATATGATCAAATTTTATTCGAATCTGAGAACGAA AACCGAATGGAGGAGAGTAAGGCGCTATTCAAAACGATCATAACATATCCCTGGTTCCAGCACTCCTCCGTTATTCTGTTTTTAAATAAGAAGGATTTGCTGGAGGAGAAGATCATGTACTCTCATCTCGTCGATTATTTTCCAGAATATGACG ATACCGAGAACATTAGATTTGTATTTGCGGCGGTTAAGGACACAATTCTCCAGTCAAACTTGAAAGAATACAATTTGGTGTAG